AGATAAATTTCAATCACCTCCTATTCAAAAGATTTAAATGTTGTATCCTCAAAAAAACACATTGAAACAGATCCAATTTTTCTAAACAAGGGTAAATGGATCTCTGTCTTTTAAAAAGGGATATGCTTTCCTGAAAGCCTTTAATTTTTCTTTTGAAAGTACAGTTGTCCTGATCCCGGTTTCAGATCCCAAATCCAATATTCTGGTGCCTTCGAAATTCCAAACTCCTGAATCTCCTGAATATTCTATTTGATTGCCATCTATACCAAGTCCATTGACCCCAACCGCGTAACACACATTTTCAATACTTCTGGCAGTCAGCAAACTCAACCAGGCTTGTCTTCTTTTGCCGGGAACTGCGCTACTCCGATCAGGAGCTCAATGTCATCTACATTGCGCAACCAAACTGGAAATCTCAAATCATAACAAATAAATGGCATTATTTTCCAATCCCTAAATTCAAAACCAATTTTGAAGCCCCTTTTGAATAATGTAAATGTTCATTGGCCAAAGTGAATAAATGCACCTTGTCGTAATACAAAATGCTTCGATCGGGAAACGCGCAAATACACCTATTATAGTACTTTCCGCCATCTTTGATGATCAAACTTCCCATCACCAGGGCATGATGATGATTGGCCAGGACCTGCATCCAACGGACGGTAGGTCCATCCATTGACTCTGCCAATCTTGCACTGTCCATACTAAAGCCGGTTGAAAACATCTCACAAAAAACGATCACATCCGTTGACAAGTCTGGCGATTGAATCAATTGGTCCATGGACAAAATGGTTCCTGCCGGGTCTTCCCACCGAATTGGATTTTTGAATCAATGTGACTCTAAGGTCATTCATTTTTATACCATTTCATTTTTTAGACCATTTGCTCCATCACCTGCTCCCATTCTTTTGTTAGTGAATTAAGCTTGGTCTTATCAAGTTTATACTGACTCATGGTTTCGTTGTAGGCTTTGGATTGATAAAACTCTGGATCAGCCATTTTGATTTCGCATTCTTTGATTTTAAATTCCAGTTGCTCGATCTGCCTCTCAATTGACTTAATTTTTTTCTGCAAATTTTTTTGCTCATCAGGATTGAGTTGGACAGGTTTGTGAAGCTTTTGGGTCTGGATCTGCGCAGCAGTTTGAAATGACTGGAGGATGTCCTCTGAATCCATTTTCTCCAAAAAATAATCAATGTCACCTTCGAAAACCCTTATTTTTTGATGGGCAAAGTAAATGGTTTTCTCCGCCAATCCGCGCAAGAACTCCCTATCGTGCGAGACGATGATGACGGTCCCATTGTAGTTTTTGATGGCTTCTTTCAGTGCCTCTTTCGATGGGATGTCGAGGTGGTGTGTTGGCTCATCGAGGATCAATAGATTATGCGGTTGGACCAGTAAAGTCGCCAATCGCAATCTCGACTTTTCACCACCGCTCAGCACCTTTACTTTTTTGTCCACATCCTTTCCCTGAAAACCCAGACCACCCAAAATGGTCCTTACCATCGGCCTCGCCTCCGGAATAGAAGCATCTTCCAAGGTTTGCAGGATGGTGAGTCCAGGATCCAATATATCCGTATGTTCTTGTGCATAGTAACCAATCTTGATTTCATGCACCGATTTGATATCACCCTTAGTTGGCAAAAGTTGTCCGGATATCATTTTGACCATGGTACTTTTGCCTTGGCCGTTTTGACCTATAAAGCTGAGCTTCTGGCCCCTTTCAACCAACAGATCAACCTGATCAAGGACCAACAAATCTCCATAGGATTTAGATAGTCCGGTTGCCTCAAAAGCGATTCGTCCACCTGGTTTGTAGGCCTGAAACCGAAGACGCATGGCAGCCAGCTCTTCTTCCGGTGCATCTTTGATTTCCATTCGTGCGAGTTCGGATTGCAGTGATTTTGCAAAAGATGCTTTGCTGGCCTTTGCTCTGAATTTATCGATTAACTGTTCTTTCTGCTGGATCAGTTTTTGTTGGGAATTGTACTCGCTTTGCTCAATATCCTTTCTTATTTTTTTGTATTCAATAAAAGCAGAATACTTTCCTTTGAAATCATAAATTTTTCCGCGGTCAATTTCGATGATACGGTCTGCAACATTGTCAACAAACATCAAATCATGGGAAATCAGAACCACAGCACCTTCGTAATTCCTGAGATAGGATTCCAGCCATCGGATGGAGATAATGTCCAAATGGTTATTCGGTTCGTCCAGAAGCAAGAGATCCGGATTTGCCAAAAGCAATTTGGCGAGTTCGATTCTCATCCTCCAGCCGCCACTGAACTCATGGGTCGATCTTAGAAAATCTGTTGGTGAAAATCCAAGTCCGGTCAGAATTTTTCGATCTCTCCATCAATTTTATCTGCATTCAGGTATTCCAATTGATGTTGGACGGTTGTCATTCGATCAATCAAATCAGACATTAGATCATGATCCAGATGATGATCAGAAAGTTTATGCTCGATCTCTGAAAGCTCAGATTGCAACTGAGTAATCATGACCAAAGAACTTTTTATTTCGTCAATGACCGTATTTCCATAATCTTTGGGCAACTCTTGTTTGAGAAAAGCCAGGGTCATTGTCTTTGGTTTTTCGATCACACCAGTATCTGGTGAAAGTTCTCCGGTGAGC
This window of the Saprospiraceae bacterium genome carries:
- a CDS encoding ATP-binding cassette domain-containing protein, with product MTGRNGAGKSTLFKVLTGELSPDTGVIEKPKTMTLAFLKQELPKDYGNTVIDEIKSSLVMITQLQSELSEIEHKLSDHHLDHDLMSDLIDRMTTVQHQLEYLNADKIDGEIEKF
- a CDS encoding ABC-F family ATP-binding cassette domain-containing protein, with the protein product MRIELAKLLLANPDLLLLDEPNNHLDIISIRWLESYLRNYEGAVVLISHDLMFVDNVADRIIEIDRGKIYDFKGKYSAFIEYKKIRKDIEQSEYNSQQKLIQQKEQLIDKFRAKASKASFAKSLQSELARMEIKDAPEEELAAMRLRFQAYKPGGRIAFEATGLSKSYGDLLVLDQVDLLVERGQKLSFIGQNGQGKSTMVKMISGQLLPTKGDIKSVHEIKIGYYAQEHTDILDPGLTILQTLEDASIPEARPMVRTILGGLGFQGKDVDKKVKVLSGGEKSRLRLATLLVQPHNLLILDEPTHHLDIPSKEALKEAIKNYNGTVIIVSHDREFLRGLAEKTIYFAHQKIRVFEGDIDYFLEKMDSEDILQSFQTAAQIQTQKLHKPVQLNPDEQKNLQKKIKSIERQIEQLEFKIKECEIKMADPEFYQSKAYNETMSQYKLDKTKLNSLTKEWEQVMEQMV